The proteins below are encoded in one region of Acidithiobacillus ferrooxidans ATCC 23270:
- the traL gene encoding type IV conjugative transfer system protein TraL, with amino-acid sequence MDENGASMQPVRIPNHFDDQRQILFWDIDTLAVVIMFFIIGYVLRELTIMMVLAFFAGHLFSKWKTNQLNGVLIHLSYRFGWWRINDVFKNGNTKEWVD; translated from the coding sequence ATGGACGAAAACGGGGCCAGCATGCAACCCGTGAGGATACCTAATCACTTTGATGACCAGCGCCAGATCCTGTTTTGGGACATCGACACCCTGGCCGTGGTCATTATGTTTTTCATCATCGGATATGTGCTGCGCGAGTTGACCATCATGATGGTGCTGGCGTTTTTTGCGGGCCATCTGTTTTCAAAATGGAAGACCAATCAGCTCAATGGAGTTCTGATCCATCTCAGCTATCGGTTCGGATGGTGGCGCATCAACGATGTTTTCAAAAACGGCAATACGAAGGAGTGGGTCGATTGA
- a CDS encoding BRO-N domain-containing protein, translated as MQNVIPFEYEGRDIRVIPGENGEPWWVAVDVCRALGLVDASVAMRKLDEDEKTTLCLTPGHVKQGLSDNAPGTSLNLVNEPGLYRLILTSRKPEAHAFKRWVTHEVLPMIRKTGKYETSPAQPKYARFADVDWPAVARMHAAYKRVAKSRKIPVAAQVTVADLAVELLIGVPLRAIISDAIAQLGDLTEPTTDVRTKAGPSEHVAIDSIQETDVRLSPEATLNVSDLGALLGGYTGIAFNRLLYGLGYQVRHTIRGKSEWHPTEKGTPFAVKIFVPRTGGRGADVPQLLWKAGILDALRAEPAVQKNFDPIKH; from the coding sequence ATGCAGAACGTAATTCCGTTTGAGTACGAAGGTCGGGACATTCGGGTGATTCCAGGGGAGAACGGCGAACCGTGGTGGGTGGCGGTGGATGTGTGTCGAGCGTTGGGGCTGGTGGACGCATCAGTTGCAATGAGAAAGCTGGACGAGGACGAAAAGACCACCCTGTGTTTAACACCGGGTCATGTCAAACAAGGACTTAGCGACAACGCTCCCGGCACTTCTCTCAACCTGGTCAATGAGCCAGGCCTCTATCGCCTGATCCTGACTAGCCGCAAGCCGGAAGCTCACGCCTTCAAACGTTGGGTCACCCACGAAGTTCTGCCCATGATTCGTAAGACCGGCAAGTACGAGACCTCGCCCGCACAACCGAAATACGCCCGGTTTGCCGATGTGGATTGGCCTGCTGTCGCGCGGATGCATGCGGCATATAAGCGTGTCGCTAAGTCTCGCAAAATTCCGGTTGCGGCGCAGGTCACCGTAGCGGATCTGGCTGTCGAATTGCTGATCGGCGTACCGCTGCGGGCGATTATCAGCGATGCCATCGCGCAATTGGGAGATCTCACAGAACCGACAACCGATGTGCGCACGAAGGCCGGACCATCGGAGCATGTGGCCATCGACTCGATCCAAGAAACAGACGTTCGCTTGTCCCCGGAAGCGACGCTGAACGTAAGCGACTTGGGCGCGCTCTTGGGCGGCTACACCGGGATCGCATTTAACCGCCTATTATATGGCTTAGGCTATCAGGTCCGCCACACGATTCGCGGAAAATCGGAATGGCATCCAACGGAGAAAGGCACCCCCTTTGCGGTCAAGATCTTTGTGCCGCGTACGGGCGGTCGTGGTGCCGACGTGCCCCAGTTGCTCTGGAAAGCAGGGATCCTGGACGCGCTGCGGGCAGAACCGGCGGTGCAGAAAAACTTCGATCCAATAAAACATTGA
- the traE gene encoding type IV conjugative transfer system protein TraE: protein MGRLKFELFKKDYEGLLRNNRAFLIVIGVLAVVVLMQQWAIVTEKTRMVLVPPYIDKAVKIGYASADADYYESWGLYVSELMGNLTPGDAPFVEKAMGKLFSSVSYEGVKSRIAQSAAEEANADATFAFEAKSVIWQSQTGTVFVHGTLRQVNGAGRTISATPFTFSMRVHIAAGRPVLDDFHSYAGSPHTIQWKLHHIVKKQGGAS from the coding sequence GTGGGTCGATTGAAATTCGAACTGTTCAAAAAGGATTACGAAGGCCTGCTCCGCAACAACCGCGCGTTCCTGATCGTCATTGGCGTTCTGGCGGTAGTGGTGCTGATGCAGCAATGGGCCATCGTCACGGAAAAAACGCGCATGGTCTTGGTGCCGCCCTACATCGACAAGGCGGTGAAGATCGGCTATGCCAGCGCTGACGCCGATTATTACGAGTCCTGGGGGCTGTATGTTTCGGAACTGATGGGCAACCTCACCCCGGGCGACGCGCCGTTTGTCGAAAAGGCGATGGGCAAACTCTTTTCTTCCGTGAGTTACGAAGGGGTGAAGTCGCGGATCGCGCAAAGCGCGGCTGAAGAGGCCAACGCGGATGCCACGTTCGCTTTTGAGGCGAAGTCGGTGATCTGGCAAAGCCAGACCGGCACCGTGTTCGTGCATGGCACGCTGCGCCAAGTCAATGGCGCTGGCCGGACCATATCCGCCACCCCGTTCACCTTTTCCATGCGGGTACATATCGCCGCTGGAAGGCCTGTGCTGGACGATTTCCACTCTTATGCCGGAAGTCCGCACACCATTCAGTGGAAACTGCATCACATCGTCAAAAAGCAAGGAGGCGCCTCTTGA
- a CDS encoding integration host factor subunit alpha, producing the protein MTITKLDLTRHLSDTMGLTAKECAALVNAMFDTIRATLASGEDVKLSGFGNFILHEKRARPGRNPKNGEPFEIKARRVVTFRASQLVRERC; encoded by the coding sequence ATGACCATCACAAAACTGGATTTGACCCGCCACCTATCGGATACCATGGGTCTGACCGCCAAAGAATGCGCCGCGCTGGTCAATGCCATGTTCGACACCATCCGCGCCACATTGGCCTCTGGTGAGGACGTGAAGCTATCCGGCTTCGGGAACTTCATCCTGCATGAGAAACGGGCACGACCCGGGCGGAATCCGAAGAATGGGGAGCCGTTCGAGATCAAGGCGCGGCGGGTGGTGACGTTTCGGGCCAGCCAACTGGTCAGGGAAAGGTGCTAA
- a CDS encoding RES family NAD+ phosphorylase, which produces MDSFFDGLSLTDVHKTLIRNIISSWASEDLFDDLSENPEDWPVAQRYEAAAKPHNHISAAPIIDRPFEEAEWYAAIEFPFRHWTTSRYSDGSFGVWYGADTVETSVYETVYHWRSRLLRDAGFEQMVIAGERESITGDRAIYGVRCDAALVDLRPRVASYPALVDPENVRFTQPIGARLKTEGHPGLATRSARCEGDVYAVLNPNVLSGPKIQSYLTYRLTDHGVVISQGPVGSIRPWMRIP; this is translated from the coding sequence GTGGATTCCTTTTTTGACGGACTATCACTCACCGATGTCCACAAAACGCTGATACGCAACATCATCAGTTCATGGGCATCGGAAGATCTCTTCGATGATCTTTCGGAAAATCCAGAGGACTGGCCTGTGGCGCAACGGTACGAGGCTGCCGCCAAGCCACATAACCACATATCAGCAGCGCCGATCATCGATCGTCCTTTTGAAGAGGCCGAGTGGTACGCCGCCATCGAATTCCCGTTTCGGCACTGGACGACGAGCAGATACAGCGATGGCTCGTTTGGTGTCTGGTATGGCGCGGATACCGTGGAAACCTCGGTGTATGAGACCGTGTACCATTGGCGGTCCAGGTTGCTGCGTGATGCCGGATTCGAGCAGATGGTGATCGCCGGCGAGCGGGAAAGCATTACGGGAGATCGGGCAATCTATGGGGTTCGTTGTGACGCGGCGCTGGTGGACTTGCGACCAAGAGTGGCGAGCTACCCGGCCCTGGTGGATCCCGAAAACGTTCGTTTTACCCAGCCCATTGGCGCCAGGCTAAAAACGGAAGGACACCCCGGCCTGGCCACCCGTTCCGCGCGGTGCGAGGGAGACGTGTATGCTGTCCTCAACCCGAACGTATTATCCGGGCCTAAAATCCAGTCTTATCTCACTTACCGGCTCACGGACCATGGCGTAGTGATCAGTCAGGGGCCCGTGGGAAGCATTCGACCGTGGATGCGGATTCCTTGA
- a CDS encoding conjugal transfer protein TraG N-terminal domain-containing protein has protein sequence MLFNPANNTLWASQGTNASGFPGSWALGLGLMFGFIIMILTGMNNLRIEFHKMLIIMVVFMALWEVQTSATVENMLTGNSVTVQGIPIGIVYPAAIFSTIAYDAAEEIGQADQNAGNNNPSLFTGSYNSNYGFAGPLALTYKLRGLYSVFNEYDSPLSGSVAQYVDHCIIPQASVVDSGELIDSPDLAATLFTGPNAIAPSNNQVPIDVNGSNQATAWQSVPCSTAQSTLSNAWSTFYGGAGSNSLNNVVSMKTQSNGKTGVDASTAESVLQTMFTTTANGGQNFIGNLILNCAAEAGNAQAASDMSSSADVTDPSTLSPYCTTKAAALGRQQAMNAGSASLFESNMIPTMALLQFLFFAMAPLTLIIAAMMGVQGLPMLGKYMIFGAWTESWIPVAQIINDYIQQTTNQLYANIQTAAAATSITTPGGGTMTMSATSSANIPMILTHAMNALSMADMMMSATPIITLVLLTGSYFALTQLGSKISGNDVVDKNMSESTPTNGTNVMASGAYGVGVNNPGTVGGSYGSTAPLNAVSYSASSGINATTTQSEAAQASLTRQATESAGITAQNMSSLINSQSAGVQSALTQTAGAQHAAKVARHAQTQYMSDFGFSKDNALTFAGILSGELATGGQITGEMVKGLVGKLGGSATGQQAAKFADSIKSGDGLKQLEDFSHAEEALSSNGLESKLSHTDQKGTAAAIGTSTAKTRSLLSARNAVETQSAGLAKAAVAAQSAGGNINFDVANTAPAITDTAAAIGHVSGNEWARMSIIAATGRNGQASEDAALAQFDQLHKRGMAIYGGSNEAATGYALISMARSMPNKAEATEMLARATGHHELAAAAAGMARDMQNIQRAVAGAGVAIDPSATGSVPDLVSQVGGATGAPSAGATQAQYQADHGAAASNVNNSTGAADWNPSAVTGFFQGAQSDVANHGPGAKLLNQAMGMFGSGVMTPQQAQQGMGKERGAYIDKAARLGSEDPNLTSLALGATGLGGMAAALALGGGLKKMMGNKAAQADLEKGMSPEEQQAMSEAANEMADGKSFGDLTEAQQGAVMKATGNLNSVANAKITQELGTKTMDSYNSGVEKMLNGKANEITPGERASIAKVAQARQAITDKLGLSKAPSGGEAVDSGGDGIAQGNSGAEEANGQVPGESVGADPLDPGSPPSVPVEKTVVPMFPGQDGYQGPSNSPGSKE, from the coding sequence ATGCTGTTCAACCCGGCGAACAACACCCTGTGGGCAAGTCAGGGCACCAACGCGTCAGGCTTCCCTGGCAGTTGGGCGCTGGGGCTGGGGTTGATGTTCGGGTTCATCATCATGATCCTGACCGGCATGAACAATCTGCGCATCGAATTCCACAAAATGCTGATTATCATGGTTGTTTTCATGGCGCTCTGGGAAGTGCAAACCAGCGCCACGGTGGAAAACATGCTGACGGGTAATTCCGTGACGGTGCAAGGCATACCCATCGGCATTGTCTATCCGGCCGCCATTTTTTCGACCATCGCCTATGATGCGGCGGAAGAAATCGGGCAGGCCGATCAAAACGCCGGCAACAATAACCCCTCTTTGTTCACCGGAAGCTACAACAGCAATTACGGTTTTGCCGGCCCGCTGGCGCTGACGTATAAACTGCGAGGGCTGTACAGCGTTTTCAATGAGTATGACTCCCCGCTTTCCGGATCGGTCGCGCAATACGTGGATCATTGCATCATTCCGCAAGCATCCGTGGTTGATTCTGGCGAACTCATCGACAGCCCGGATCTGGCCGCAACGCTGTTCACCGGCCCAAACGCCATAGCTCCATCCAATAACCAGGTACCTATCGATGTAAACGGCTCCAATCAGGCCACCGCATGGCAGTCGGTACCCTGTTCCACCGCGCAATCGACGTTGAGCAATGCCTGGAGCACGTTTTACGGCGGTGCCGGGAGCAATAGCCTCAACAACGTAGTTTCCATGAAAACGCAGAGCAACGGGAAAACCGGTGTGGATGCCAGTACGGCGGAATCTGTCCTGCAAACCATGTTCACTACCACGGCGAACGGCGGGCAGAACTTCATCGGAAACCTGATTCTGAATTGCGCGGCGGAAGCCGGGAACGCGCAGGCCGCGAGCGACATGAGCAGCAGCGCGGACGTGACGGATCCGTCCACTCTTTCTCCGTACTGTACCACGAAAGCGGCCGCCCTGGGCCGACAGCAGGCCATGAACGCGGGGTCGGCGTCGCTCTTCGAGAGCAACATGATCCCAACCATGGCGCTCCTGCAATTCCTGTTTTTCGCCATGGCGCCGCTGACCTTGATCATCGCCGCGATGATGGGCGTACAGGGCTTGCCGATGCTGGGCAAGTACATGATTTTTGGTGCATGGACGGAATCCTGGATCCCCGTTGCCCAGATCATCAACGATTACATCCAGCAGACCACCAATCAGCTCTATGCGAATATCCAGACGGCGGCGGCGGCGACCAGTATTACGACCCCCGGCGGCGGCACGATGACGATGTCCGCGACCTCATCGGCCAACATCCCCATGATCCTGACCCATGCCATGAACGCCCTTTCCATGGCGGATATGATGATGTCGGCGACCCCGATCATCACCCTGGTGCTTCTGACCGGCTCCTATTTCGCGCTGACGCAGCTCGGCAGCAAGATCTCGGGCAACGACGTGGTGGACAAGAATATGAGCGAGTCCACGCCTACAAACGGCACGAATGTGATGGCGAGCGGGGCGTATGGGGTGGGGGTGAATAACCCTGGGACCGTGGGCGGAAGCTACGGGTCAACCGCGCCGCTTAATGCTGTTTCTTACTCCGCTTCGAGTGGCATCAACGCGACAACGACCCAATCGGAAGCCGCACAGGCGAGTCTGACGCGGCAGGCGACCGAAAGTGCCGGTATAACCGCTCAAAATATGTCGTCGTTGATCAATAGCCAGTCCGCTGGCGTGCAGAGCGCGCTCACACAAACGGCAGGGGCGCAGCATGCCGCCAAAGTTGCGCGGCATGCACAAACACAATACATGAGTGACTTTGGTTTTAGCAAAGATAATGCGCTGACTTTTGCTGGGATATTGTCTGGTGAACTTGCAACAGGAGGGCAAATCACTGGAGAGATGGTGAAGGGACTGGTCGGAAAGTTGGGGGGGTCAGCGACTGGCCAGCAAGCAGCGAAGTTCGCGGACAGTATCAAAAGTGGCGATGGCCTGAAACAACTAGAGGATTTTAGTCACGCAGAAGAGGCGCTAAGTTCCAACGGACTTGAGAGCAAATTGTCCCATACCGATCAAAAAGGAACCGCTGCGGCCATTGGAACATCAACCGCAAAAACCAGGTCTCTTCTGAGTGCTCGTAATGCCGTAGAAACGCAAAGTGCAGGCCTGGCCAAGGCCGCCGTTGCGGCGCAGTCTGCCGGCGGAAACATCAATTTTGATGTCGCGAATACGGCGCCAGCGATTACCGATACCGCAGCGGCCATCGGTCATGTAAGTGGAAATGAATGGGCCAGGATGTCGATTATCGCCGCAACCGGCCGGAACGGCCAGGCCAGCGAGGATGCCGCGCTAGCTCAATTCGATCAATTGCATAAGCGCGGTATGGCCATTTACGGCGGTTCCAATGAAGCGGCCACTGGCTATGCGTTGATTTCCATGGCGCGCAGCATGCCGAACAAGGCAGAGGCTACGGAAATGCTGGCAAGAGCGACTGGTCATCATGAGTTGGCGGCGGCGGCGGCCGGGATGGCGCGGGACATGCAGAACATCCAGCGGGCGGTGGCAGGCGCTGGTGTGGCGATTGATCCGTCAGCGACCGGATCCGTTCCAGATCTCGTCTCGCAGGTTGGCGGTGCCACCGGAGCGCCGAGTGCGGGAGCGACCCAGGCCCAATATCAGGCAGATCATGGTGCGGCTGCAAGCAACGTCAACAACTCGACAGGCGCCGCCGACTGGAATCCGTCTGCTGTAACTGGGTTTTTCCAGGGGGCGCAAAGCGATGTGGCTAACCACGGTCCAGGTGCCAAATTGCTAAATCAGGCCATGGGCATGTTTGGATCCGGAGTCATGACCCCACAGCAGGCGCAGCAAGGAATGGGGAAAGAAAGGGGGGCCTACATAGACAAGGCGGCGCGGCTAGGATCTGAAGACCCAAACCTGACAAGCCTAGCCCTTGGCGCCACCGGACTTGGCGGTATGGCCGCTGCGTTGGCGCTTGGCGGTGGGCTCAAAAAAATGATGGGGAACAAGGCGGCGCAAGCTGATCTGGAAAAGGGGATGAGCCCAGAGGAACAGCAAGCCATGTCTGAAGCGGCTAATGAGATGGCTGATGGCAAATCGTTCGGAGATTTAACTGAGGCGCAGCAAGGCGCTGTCATGAAGGCGACTGGGAATCTGAACAGCGTTGCAAACGCGAAGATAACGCAGGAACTCGGCACGAAAACAATGGATTCCTACAACAGTGGTGTTGAGAAGATGCTCAACGGAAAAGCAAATGAGATTACGCCAGGAGAACGCGCATCCATTGCCAAGGTTGCCCAGGCGCGACAGGCAATTACCGATAAATTGGGGCTGTCGAAAGCGCCGTCTGGTGGTGAAGCCGTTGATAGCGGGGGTGACGGAATTGCGCAGGGGAACTCTGGTGCAGAAGAGGCAAACGGGCAGGTTCCTGGGGAGTCTGTGGGCGCAGATCCGTTGGATCCGGGATCACCGCCAAGTGTTCCTGTAGAAAAAACCGTGGTTCCAATGTTCCCTGGGCAAGACGGATACCAGGGCCCGTCAAATAGCCCCGGATCGAAAGAATAA
- a CDS encoding MbcA/ParS/Xre antitoxin family protein: MAQAIIATGKENQAQHRAALAKMLMKAFDLWNVPNEDQLALLGLALENRAALSRYRRGEPLATNRDLLERSGHLLAIHKNLRLLFPHDRDLAYRWMTARNRAFGNQTPVEVICEWGFTGLLMVRSYLDRALGS, encoded by the coding sequence ATGGCGCAAGCGATCATCGCAACCGGCAAGGAAAATCAGGCGCAGCATCGCGCCGCCTTGGCGAAAATGCTGATGAAGGCGTTTGATCTCTGGAATGTGCCCAATGAGGACCAGCTTGCCTTGCTGGGGCTGGCACTGGAAAACCGTGCGGCCCTCAGCCGTTATCGCAGAGGCGAACCGCTGGCGACAAACCGGGATCTCCTGGAGCGATCTGGTCACTTGCTGGCTATCCACAAGAATCTGCGTCTGCTTTTTCCGCACGACAGAGACCTGGCCTATCGTTGGATGACCGCGCGAAACCGAGCATTCGGCAATCAAACTCCCGTGGAAGTGATCTGCGAGTGGGGCTTTACGGGGTTGCTCATGGTGCGTTCCTATCTGGACCGGGCTCTGGGCAGCTAG
- a CDS encoding TraK domain-containing protein — protein sequence MKRRTVVIALCGALGACVSSLADANAFVQGAQPAFPTSPVPMPPSPAFKSLGTIPSAPTPGGVTLPAQDQTAVEAEVRRAEAAANRPSQPADAGLPPQSFGRTPAAVPVTGYAGAGRLPAPLPSGGFVPPPAGASPQMISGYANNMGGEEEPPHMSMSAALKDGTMVRQQNIRVHSGKTYSIIVSGVAPNLIETPFRHPEMLVTNSKLATPIVHGQNLVVSTTPAFPVGVYVTGKNPHDPMISLTMIPKKIPPKNYRLIIPGFIPSVAPTVTGQRSGYAQRMVHLMRDAALKQVPENYRQSHKRLALPGPGGAFSWTWEFSWVGNRYRITAYSLKNTLVGPVNLMETNFYAPGVLSASVYPHHHLYPGEKTQVFVITKLTAAHGTLGGVS from the coding sequence TTGAAGCGCAGGACCGTAGTCATCGCGTTGTGCGGGGCCCTGGGCGCCTGCGTTTCTTCTCTGGCTGACGCCAACGCCTTTGTGCAGGGCGCCCAGCCGGCGTTTCCGACCAGTCCGGTGCCCATGCCGCCCTCTCCGGCATTCAAGAGCCTGGGCACCATCCCGTCGGCCCCGACGCCAGGAGGGGTAACGCTTCCGGCCCAGGATCAGACCGCCGTCGAGGCGGAAGTGAGAAGGGCGGAGGCCGCTGCCAATCGTCCCAGTCAGCCAGCGGATGCTGGCCTGCCGCCGCAGTCCTTCGGGCGAACGCCCGCCGCCGTCCCGGTCACGGGTTATGCGGGAGCGGGCCGATTGCCAGCGCCGTTGCCGTCTGGTGGTTTTGTTCCTCCGCCGGCGGGCGCGTCTCCCCAAATGATCTCCGGGTACGCGAACAATATGGGCGGAGAGGAAGAGCCGCCGCACATGAGTATGAGCGCCGCCTTAAAGGACGGCACAATGGTGCGGCAGCAGAACATCCGGGTGCATTCCGGAAAAACGTACTCCATCATCGTCAGCGGTGTCGCTCCGAACCTGATCGAGACGCCTTTTCGCCATCCGGAGATGCTGGTGACCAACAGCAAGCTGGCGACACCTATCGTGCATGGCCAGAACCTGGTGGTTTCCACGACGCCGGCATTCCCGGTCGGCGTTTATGTGACGGGCAAGAACCCGCATGACCCGATGATTTCGCTGACCATGATCCCTAAAAAGATTCCGCCGAAGAATTACCGGCTGATCATTCCGGGATTCATTCCCTCGGTGGCGCCAACCGTCACCGGTCAGAGGTCCGGGTATGCGCAGCGCATGGTGCATTTGATGCGGGACGCGGCGTTGAAGCAGGTGCCGGAAAACTATCGGCAGTCGCATAAGCGGCTGGCGTTGCCGGGGCCCGGCGGCGCGTTCTCCTGGACTTGGGAATTTTCCTGGGTAGGCAACCGGTACCGGATTACGGCCTATTCCCTGAAAAACACCCTGGTTGGGCCAGTGAACCTGATGGAAACGAATTTCTACGCGCCTGGCGTCCTGTCCGCCAGCGTGTATCCGCATCACCATCTATATCCGGGCGAGAAAACGCAGGTTTTTGTGATCACGAAACTGACGGCGGCGCACGGCACGCTCGGGGGTGTTTCTTGA